In one Leptospira fletcheri genomic region, the following are encoded:
- a CDS encoding beta-galactosidase, with protein sequence MKFGADYYPEQWTPNDWKEDLRIMKDMGLSVVRLAEFSWALVEPKEGLFDFSFWDKILDLVGKFEMQAILGTPTATFPPWLAQKHPEVMQIRDGITRIIGTRRQACFSSPKFKKAAERLVTEMAKALGRHPALISWQIDNEIGHEGSDIDHSPTSLIAFRSWLKKKYKTLKVLNETWGSVFWGIVFDDWNQIPIPGPHVSANFNPSMIQDFYRFQSDTVVDFVRMQAQILRKLSPGRTLTTNLYPSPFLPVIDMAELFRNLDYVSWDNYPTWGEQQEPFPHPFVSVMHQYNRGLKNRSFTVMEQISGFQGHEVLGYLPAPGQTQLWMKQAIAQGADQILFFRYRTARYGQEQLCYGILDHDKVLTERYFELQKGIAEILPYAQDFASEPFPAEVAVLHDIDNARNFKHQPVSSGLKFSPVPFAQVGYDLEMATWFAGLDILNVNTHFLPAGETDFFKYKVLVLPLYSMIEEAVVKKLEEYVSAGGTLVLGYRSGAKDKNGWMLDSPIPGPFRKMAGISVRKFEAVGEEPVKFRFRVLPGTCSKICEILEPETAEVWATYTDNKKFYKGKPVITHNRFGKGSVVYVGASLHPISFMLLYRRILRNAGVGFSFYGPNVEKIFRSGKEKNYEIYLNHSRKSVFAGWKRLKPFEVRIIPRRKS encoded by the coding sequence ATGAAATTCGGAGCTGATTATTACCCGGAACAATGGACTCCAAACGATTGGAAAGAAGACCTCCGGATCATGAAAGATATGGGTCTTTCGGTCGTACGCCTCGCGGAATTTTCCTGGGCTCTCGTCGAACCGAAGGAAGGGTTATTCGATTTTTCCTTTTGGGACAAAATATTGGATCTGGTCGGAAAATTCGAGATGCAGGCGATCTTGGGAACTCCGACTGCAACCTTTCCTCCTTGGTTAGCGCAAAAACATCCAGAAGTTATGCAAATCCGAGATGGAATCACGAGGATAATCGGAACCAGAAGACAGGCTTGTTTTTCTTCCCCCAAGTTTAAGAAAGCTGCAGAACGATTGGTAACCGAAATGGCTAAAGCCTTAGGAAGACACCCGGCGCTAATCTCATGGCAAATCGATAATGAAATAGGACACGAAGGTTCGGATATAGACCATTCTCCGACATCCCTGATCGCGTTCCGCAGTTGGCTAAAAAAGAAGTACAAAACTCTCAAAGTTCTGAACGAAACTTGGGGAAGCGTTTTTTGGGGGATCGTTTTCGACGACTGGAACCAGATTCCGATTCCAGGACCTCACGTTTCTGCGAATTTCAATCCGTCCATGATCCAGGATTTTTACCGATTCCAGTCGGATACCGTTGTGGACTTCGTCCGCATGCAGGCGCAAATCCTCAGAAAACTCTCCCCCGGAAGAACGCTAACCACAAATCTATATCCGAGTCCGTTTCTTCCGGTGATTGATATGGCCGAGTTATTCCGAAACTTGGATTATGTGTCTTGGGACAATTATCCTACATGGGGAGAGCAGCAGGAACCGTTTCCTCACCCGTTCGTTTCGGTCATGCACCAGTACAATCGAGGACTTAAGAATCGATCCTTTACCGTGATGGAGCAGATCTCCGGATTCCAAGGTCATGAAGTTTTAGGTTATCTTCCCGCACCTGGACAAACCCAGCTTTGGATGAAACAAGCAATTGCGCAAGGAGCGGATCAGATTCTTTTTTTCCGTTACAGGACGGCGAGATACGGACAGGAACAGCTCTGTTACGGAATTTTGGACCATGATAAGGTATTAACGGAAAGATACTTCGAATTGCAAAAAGGGATCGCTGAGATTCTTCCTTACGCCCAGGATTTTGCATCGGAACCGTTTCCCGCGGAAGTTGCCGTCTTGCATGATATCGACAATGCGAGAAATTTTAAGCACCAACCCGTATCCTCCGGATTAAAATTCTCTCCGGTTCCTTTCGCGCAGGTCGGATACGATTTGGAAATGGCGACTTGGTTTGCGGGCCTGGACATTTTAAACGTGAATACCCATTTTCTTCCCGCCGGAGAGACGGACTTTTTTAAATACAAGGTTTTGGTTCTTCCTTTGTATTCTATGATAGAAGAAGCTGTGGTAAAAAAACTGGAAGAATACGTAAGCGCGGGAGGCACACTCGTGCTCGGTTATCGATCGGGAGCGAAGGACAAAAACGGTTGGATGTTGGATTCTCCTATACCCGGCCCGTTCCGCAAAATGGCCGGAATTAGCGTCCGCAAATTCGAAGCGGTAGGAGAGGAACCGGTAAAATTCAGATTCAGGGTATTACCGGGAACCTGTTCCAAAATCTGCGAAATTCTGGAACCTGAAACTGCCGAAGTCTGGGCAACGTATACGGACAACAAAAAGTTCTATAAAGGGAAGCCTGTAATCACGCATAATCGCTTCGGAAAGGGATCCGTAGTGTATGTCGGAGCAAGCCTTCATCCGATTTCGTTTATGCTTTTATACAGGAGGATTTTGCGAAATGCCGGAGTCGGCTTTTCCTTTTACGGACCGAATGTGGAAAAAATCTTCCGAAGCGGAAAAGAGAAGAATTACGAAATCTATCTGAATCATTCTAGAAAAAGCGTCTTTGCGGGCTGGAAACGGCTCAAACCTTTCGAAGTGCGTATCATACCGCGACGAAAATCATGA
- a CDS encoding LIC_10030 family protein translates to MNRKEISELNSMLANLPKGSNIPHSIYVDNLHTPFIEFEQDYALPPCSVFEVDFPAAKSFLGSIKERLPELVSDCLVLPEPRPKRDSDRLFLVKPFYPEEETFRENSPKYWEKHLPPYLLVVSFQLMYLGGAEKQDVLAQAIQGRTMSVRTKRIYYLARVVPLDYLIIDDGLVVDFFPRKYGESEFMVQVGAEYHDNIRHTHSEIFDEVDYSKQIKIIGETLGITSKDWLLGRIFEPLAVEYLTLTARFLDSSLGKIARDFISFRQVVDLLLTSDNMTFEESARESLYTWLRSHTSERILSPSGNMAWKILREERT, encoded by the coding sequence ATGAATCGAAAAGAAATAAGCGAATTGAACTCCATGTTAGCGAACCTTCCTAAGGGATCGAATATTCCTCATTCGATTTATGTGGATAATCTTCATACGCCGTTTATAGAATTCGAACAGGACTATGCGCTTCCCCCTTGTTCCGTATTCGAAGTGGATTTTCCTGCGGCAAAATCCTTTCTAGGAAGTATCAAAGAGAGACTTCCCGAACTCGTTTCAGATTGTCTGGTCTTGCCGGAACCGAGACCCAAAAGAGATAGCGATCGACTTTTTTTGGTCAAACCGTTTTATCCGGAAGAGGAAACCTTTCGCGAGAATTCACCCAAATACTGGGAAAAACACCTTCCTCCCTATCTCTTAGTGGTGAGCTTTCAATTGATGTATTTGGGTGGAGCCGAGAAACAGGACGTTCTGGCCCAAGCTATACAGGGCAGAACTATGTCCGTTCGCACCAAGAGGATCTATTATTTAGCCCGCGTGGTTCCTCTAGACTACCTAATAATCGACGACGGCTTGGTAGTGGACTTCTTTCCACGAAAATACGGGGAGTCCGAATTTATGGTTCAAGTCGGAGCCGAATACCACGATAATATAAGACACACGCATTCCGAGATCTTCGACGAAGTGGATTATTCCAAGCAGATTAAAATCATAGGAGAGACCCTCGGAATCACTTCTAAGGATTGGCTGCTCGGGAGAATCTTCGAACCTCTGGCGGTGGAATATCTGACATTGACGGCCAGATTCTTGGATAGTTCGTTAGGAAAGATAGCTCGCGATTTTATTTCATTCCGGCAAGTTGTTGATCTTTTGTTAACGTCGGACAATATGACTTTTGAAGAATCCGCTCGGGAATCCCTTTACACCTGGCTTCGCTCCCATACGTCGGAACGAATTTTGTCCCCTTCCGGAAATATGGCCTGGAAGATTTTGAGGGAAGAACGGACCTAA